The Sorangiineae bacterium MSr11367 genome window below encodes:
- a CDS encoding YkgJ family cysteine cluster protein, with translation MPTPVTGEPDPNGADCVGCGRCCHHPAHTVHFLESDDVRMGKRLLEIYTEEYRSPPGFRFMKNVPANNGIAGETRCAGLDVSVPEQYPCAVYEVRPEDCRIVEPGSPACLEARRLGHLGNSVEFHRAPS, from the coding sequence ATGCCCACCCCCGTGACTGGAGAGCCCGATCCGAACGGCGCCGACTGTGTCGGTTGCGGCCGTTGTTGCCATCACCCGGCCCACACCGTGCACTTTTTGGAGAGCGACGATGTGCGGATGGGCAAGCGCCTGCTCGAGATTTACACCGAGGAGTACCGCTCCCCGCCGGGCTTTCGCTTCATGAAAAACGTCCCCGCGAACAACGGCATTGCCGGCGAAACACGGTGCGCAGGGCTCGACGTTTCGGTGCCCGAGCAATACCCATGCGCCGTCTACGAGGTGCGTCCGGAGGACTGCCGCATCGTCGAACCGGGATCGCCGGCGTGCCTCGAGGCACGCCGGCTCGGCCATCTCGGGAACTCGGTGGAGTTCCACCGCGCTCCCTCGTGA
- a CDS encoding sigma-70 family RNA polymerase sigma factor yields MQAKLRLVPSRPAPAPASPPASPRTPALDDAQLIAAIRANDDLAATAFHDRLYPCVSRTIQRLLGRRDADYEDLIQLSMVELIQSFDRYRGECSLESWASTIASRAVYNHLRRRKRERLIFAPPPPDDLDPSKLSRTLSARNTMQRVRQHLGELHPDKAWTFLLHDVCGYDLREIATITGVSVAAAQTRLVRGRCELHERLAEDPELRGALETGVDP; encoded by the coding sequence GTGCAGGCCAAGCTTCGTCTCGTCCCCTCGCGCCCCGCGCCGGCGCCGGCTTCTCCGCCGGCCTCCCCGCGTACGCCGGCGCTCGACGACGCGCAGCTCATCGCGGCCATCCGCGCGAACGATGATCTGGCGGCCACCGCCTTTCATGACCGCCTCTACCCGTGCGTCAGCCGTACGATCCAACGCTTGCTCGGACGGCGCGACGCCGATTACGAGGACCTCATTCAGCTCAGCATGGTCGAGTTGATTCAGTCCTTCGATCGCTACCGTGGTGAGTGCTCCCTCGAGTCGTGGGCCTCCACCATCGCATCGCGTGCAGTGTACAACCACTTGCGCAGGCGCAAGCGCGAGCGGCTCATCTTCGCTCCGCCCCCACCGGACGATCTGGATCCGTCGAAGCTGTCCCGCACCTTGAGCGCCCGCAACACGATGCAGCGGGTGCGGCAGCACCTGGGCGAGCTGCATCCGGACAAGGCGTGGACCTTCCTGCTTCACGATGTGTGCGGCTACGATTTGCGCGAGATTGCCACGATCACGGGGGTGAGCGTCGCGGCCGCCCAGACGCGGCTGGTGCGCGGGCGCTGCGAGCTCCATGAGCGGCTCGCCGAAGATCCCGAGCTGCGGGGTGCGCTCGAAACGGGGGTGGATCCATGA
- a CDS encoding FecR family protein, protein MSRGPEYADLAARALRRELTEDDAFEPGQHGAARAQRIDAVRGAIRQRARRKMVARGAGAGVAVLAAAAAVALFARGRPAHVEAVAEASGEAAYVERDGAREALASGKKVQAGDHVVVPQGGHAALTLTTGTHLALEAEADLSVLSQNRHQIYWLAKGALQARVSKLGEGDRFVVRTPDADVEVRGTQFRVAAAEPHATCGNGSTTRVSVLEGVVVVRHGGVETPVAAGEEWPCASAASPPQQPPLVLPPSRGEGSGRGRDPGSDPGSDPGRAQGNARASAKRPPPAPAPVAAPETSTSDLSAQNDLFARATDQKRAGNARGALATFETFLARYPKSALAESAAVERWRLLTHIDRASARTAAKDYLDRYPNGFARADARALLGE, encoded by the coding sequence ATGAGCCGCGGTCCCGAGTACGCCGACCTCGCTGCACGAGCACTTCGCCGTGAGCTCACCGAGGATGACGCATTCGAGCCGGGGCAGCACGGTGCCGCCCGCGCCCAGCGCATCGACGCCGTCCGCGGTGCCATACGGCAGCGCGCACGGCGAAAGATGGTCGCGCGCGGGGCCGGTGCAGGTGTGGCGGTTCTCGCGGCCGCCGCGGCGGTTGCGCTTTTCGCGCGCGGACGCCCCGCGCATGTGGAGGCGGTTGCGGAGGCGAGCGGCGAGGCCGCGTACGTGGAGCGCGACGGTGCCCGCGAAGCGCTGGCGTCGGGCAAGAAGGTTCAAGCTGGCGACCACGTGGTGGTGCCCCAGGGCGGGCACGCGGCGTTGACCCTGACGACGGGCACGCACCTCGCCCTGGAGGCGGAGGCGGATCTGTCGGTGCTCTCGCAGAATCGCCACCAGATTTACTGGCTCGCCAAGGGCGCTCTGCAGGCGCGCGTTTCGAAGCTGGGCGAAGGCGACCGCTTCGTGGTGCGCACGCCCGATGCCGACGTGGAGGTCCGCGGCACGCAATTCCGCGTCGCGGCCGCCGAGCCGCACGCCACCTGCGGCAATGGAAGCACCACGCGCGTGAGCGTGCTCGAAGGCGTGGTGGTCGTGCGCCACGGAGGCGTCGAGACGCCTGTCGCCGCGGGCGAAGAGTGGCCGTGTGCATCGGCCGCATCGCCTCCTCAACAGCCCCCGTTGGTGCTCCCTCCCTCCCGGGGGGAGGGCTCGGGGAGGGGGAGAGATCCAGGTAGCGATCCAGGCAGCGATCCAGGCAGAGCTCAAGGAAATGCTCGGGCGAGCGCCAAACGGCCCCCACCCGCACCGGCCCCGGTGGCCGCGCCCGAGACGTCGACCTCGGATCTCTCCGCCCAGAACGACCTTTTCGCACGCGCCACGGATCAAAAGCGCGCCGGCAACGCCCGCGGTGCCCTTGCCACGTTCGAAACCTTCCTCGCGCGCTACCCCAAGAGCGCCCTCGCAGAAAGCGCCGCCGTCGAGCGCTGGCGGCTGCTCACGCACATCGATCGCGCCTCCGCACGCACCGCGGCCAAGGACTACTTGGACCGCTATCCCAACGGATTCGCCCGCGCCGATGCGCGCGCGCTTCTCGGCGAATAG